In Setaria italica strain Yugu1 chromosome IX, Setaria_italica_v2.0, whole genome shotgun sequence, the genomic stretch GCACCGTGGTAAGCCGCcgtcttcttcgtcgtcgtctGAAATTTGCATCCCGGCGGGCAGGCATTTAATTTTTGAGGTGAGTTTGCATTGACAGGAGGCTGCCCGGAGGGTTGGGGAGGAGCTCGTCAGGGCGTGCGAGGAGCTTGGCATCTCCGAGATCTCCTCCTACGACCGCAACGGCTTTGCTCGGGGCGATAAGATGATGGCGTTTGAGGTTCCCGTCTCACAGCACGGGTTCTTGCCAAGATGAGGAGGCACCAGCCTTGCACTGACAGTTCACCGTAGCAGCTTATTCAGGAGACAATGAAAGAAGTTGGTTTGGTTCCATTCCATGTGATACTGTAGTTTGTATGATCCATCAGTCCTTGAACAGCATGTAGTTCATATTTCACAGCAGCCACTAAGCAATTGCTAACAAAGACAGTATGTCCGAACTCTAAACATGATTCCAGTACTAACTGCTCAGCTCTTGTTACATCCTCCGAATTTATTCATCTACTAGGTGAAGACGCTTAAGTGGGCATAATAATGTCCTACGGTGAAGCCGTTGAAACTGGGAGTTTTGTTCCCAACCTGTGGAGCAACCATGGATTCTGGACATCTGGATCGATGAAAGTTTTTACTAGGAACGGTATAGCTTCATCACCAATCAATTCTTTGCACCAAGCTACCCGTTCTGACATGCTGGATCCTGGACCGGAGCACCTGTGAAGAATGCCAGTATCAGTTGGCAATGCCAAACGTGCCTATTAAGCAGCAAGACATGAATAGccttagaacaagaacagctccagctagaaaagaaaatgagtgATCCACCAATAAACTTTCTTGATATTTTTAACTTCAAGTGACAATAGTATTCAAGAATATAGAACAGATAGACAAAGCCGATACCTGTACTCACAGAAGCAAGCAGTTCGTTCATTCTCAGGTTTGTCCCCATTATGCCACCCAGCAGGCTCTATGCAGTGATCCATAAAAGTCTCTGCAAAAACAACCCTTCCGAAGGGCTCCCAGGGCCGACCTAGGTACATGTACGCAGCTTCCCCATTACCAGTAATAACACACCtagatgatattttttttcatttggtaaGCTCGTTAGAAGAAGTAAAAGGAAATGGTAAACTCACATGCTCAAGGAAATATCATTATCCCCTGTTAGTGTTATGCAAGGTGATTCAATTTCGAAATTGGCCGATAGGCTCACTCTAGTCTCTAGATAATCACGTAGCAGGTTTCCTTTATAAAAGTTAAAAGTGAGAATACTGGTGGGTAATAAACTCACTTGAAGAATACAAATCCAGTTGATTCTGAAGAGGATTTCCGGCCATGAGCAGTAATATATCCTGTTGATTTGCAGTGGATATGGCAATGCTCCAGAAGGGCACTAGAATCCCCGAAGATAAAGTCATAGTTACCTTCAATGTAACAGTTTTTGAAGAACTGATTTCCACCATGCAAATGCAAAGTTTCCTGAATGATTTTTGCATAGCAATCAAAAGACATCAAACCCCATGCAACATTCTTACGTGTCATAAGCATAGTACAATTCCAGTATTATATTCACTTGTGAATGGTTGAGGCCGGAtattccttaatctaaaaaaattccAGTATTCTACTAAGCTACCACCAGGGGCGACTGGCTGACAAGTCAACCAAACAAATGTGGATATCCAAAGCCTCGTGCTAAAGTTAAATGGTTATACAATTAACGTGTATGTACCTTTATGCCATTACGACATATTAGACAATTACATTATGagtcaaattaaaaaaaacagatcTAAAAGATTCTATTTCTTGTAACAGGAAACTCAGGTAAGAACATTTTGCCAAAGAAGGAAACGTCCAATAAGCATGCACAATATGATGAAGCACCTAGAGCTAGAGTGCAAAAGAActaacaaaaagaagaaaaagagagagaaaaggatgCCAAAAACAATGAGCTGACACAGccaggaagaaaagaaaagtactTGCCACCCCAGGAATCGGCAATTGTAGAAGGCACACCTATCTGCTGTCACACAGACTGCTGCTGCTTGCCCAGACACCTATAACACAAAAGTTCACATCATTCCATATTTACATCAACACTCACTGACTGATTCGATTCACCATAGCTACCACATAGGTCAGCTAGGATAATACCTGGGGAGCTGAGTTCTTAAAAATGACATTCTCTGCAATGAAATCATCCCCCTCCACAATAACTGTTGCACTGCTAAATGTTCCTGTACCAATCACTTTTGATGACTGGTGAGAGAATAGATATGGAATATGTGAGGAGTATCCAGAAGAGCACAAGGAGAAAATCATAACGCACGGACTTTGTATACACATCGTTGctcttttaaaaaatatatgtcATCACTAGCAGTTTCTCGGTTTCTCCTGGCTGAACAAGACTTGAAGTTTAAGGATGTCTAGAAAAATTATTCCCTGATGAGTTGAAGTTTGTTAGCGGTGCGTATCACTCGAGTTTGAGACCAGTAGTTATAATATTCAAAAGCCACAACCGTTTTGATCACCATGGCACACTAATGCTTTCATAAGGGATACAAAATATGCAATAACCTCACTTTGGCCAGCAATGGATCGTGTCCAAAGCTAAATGGGCACTAGAAGTACTTAAAAGTCAATACCCTTTGTGCAGCATACTGTACCTGTTCAATGCAAAATGAACTGGTCACCTTGACAaacactccctccgtcccaaattgtaggtcattttgacttttctatatacataacttttgctatgcatctacatataggttatgtctagatacataagaAGCCAAAACgaactacaatttgaaacggagggagtaatattttTCACATCAAAATGACATGATTGTTACACATCTAACGAATAGCAACCCTGGATAAGTGAGACTTTAACCAGGCAATTTTGTAATTTCTCTTAGGGATAGCACATACATGATAGACTATCTATTCAACTCTAAGGTTCATGTCTGATCAAGCAGGAGGCCAGCCAGAAGGGGCACTACCTGGGTATGCTTGATGCGAGTAGCCATGTTATCCCAACAGATCACAGTGTCCTTTATTTCTGATCCACGGAAGGTGATGAAGCTCTTGGTCCTGGGAATGTGCACTGGTTGCTGGTGCAAACCAGGTGCAATCCTGATGATAGTGCGAACTTGGTTGTTCAGTGGCACAGCATCCACAGCATCCTGCACACTTGCAAATGAGCCAACTCCATCATAACCAAAGGCTGCTAACTCGGGAGACGCTACAACTAAAACCCTCCTATCCTCCATTGCTCCTTAGTTTTCCAAGTCTTTGGTTGTTGAAATATTTTGGCCCGTAGAAATGTTGGAATGGTTGGTTTTTATGAAGCCTAATCCTTCAAATACTTTATTTTATGAAGTCTGATCCTTCAAGGTTCGGTGCCACCGAGGCTCATACATGACTGCTTTGTACTTTCCTTGCTGATGTGCAGGATACCACTAAACAATACAAGTGATAGCTATAGACTTGGACTATCTGTAAGATGCATTCATAAATACAGAATTTGACTAGGTTCACAGTGCCTTTGTACCTGTCACCTTGTTCATTCAGCGTAACCATCACTGAAAGAAGAACTGCTGTGCATCAGCCATTACAACATCACTAGGAAGGCAGATACACGTTGACATGTAATCAGTCCATAGGCATCCTCTGGTTTTAAGTGAAAATTGATTGATATATGCCTCCAGGAGAGATTAGCTTGTGAGCCAAAGGCCAGCCATATAGGCATCGGCAAACTACTGTTGAGGCAGACAGGCAGTAGTCCAGCTGCTCCAGCCTGTAGTCTTCTTGGCCCCAGTTTCATTCATGACCCGTCTAACCTCCGTGGCATCTGCTGTTCGGCCAGCGGCTGTGTACATATCTATGAGCAAAATGTAATAACCACCCTCCTGCGGGTTTAGGCTCCTTAGTTTATTGACTGCCTTCTCTGCCATGTCAATATTGCCATGCATCCGGCATGCACCAAGTAACACACCCCAGATCACATCATTGCTCTGAATCGGCATTTGCTCTATCATCTTGTATGCTTCCTCAAGTTGCCCTGCCCGACCAAGCAAGTCCACCATGCACCCATAGTGCTCAATGGTGAGCTCCACGTTGCCATAATTTCCTCTTTGCATCGCATTGAACACAGTGCGCCCCTCCTCAACAGAGCCCTTGTGTGCATACACGGTGAGCACTGCGAGCAGTGTCACCCCATCTGGCTTCACGGAATTGTCATCTGCCAGCATCTGATGAAACAAAGCAACTGTGCTATCCACATCACCATGTGATGCATACGCTGAGATAAGCGTGTTCCAAGATGCTAAGCTCCTGACTGTCATCCCATAAAACAAAGCACGCGCTTCTGTTAGGCAACCACACTTAGCATACATATCCATAAGCGCATTGCGGAGTGAAACCATCCAACCAAAACCATTGGAATCAACATACTGCCGCAAACGCTCCCCAGTTGCGAGGTCCCCAAGTGCAGAGCACGCCGACACAACACTCACCATGGTCACCTCGTCTGGCTGCACTGGCATTGCATCAAACAACGCCAGGGCCTCCTGTGGACGCCGTGCCTTGGCATAGGCAGAAATCATGGCAGTCCAGGAAACGACGTCCCGGTGCAGCATTTGGTCGAACACCATTCGTGCGGAATCCAAATGGTTGCCTTTGAGGTGCGCGGTGAGTAGCCCCGAGAAGGAGACTACATCCCGGACGTGCATTTCATCAAACACCCTGCGCGCGTCGTCCACAGCGGCCCGACACGCGTACGCGTGCAGCAAAGCATTGTGGACGTGAGCGTGCGAGCTCCGCGCGCCGAGGCAGCCGTGCTTGAACGCCTGGGCGTGTAGATCAGAAGGTAACCGCCCCGGCGAATGGCAGCGGGCGCAAGACTTGAGGACGAAGGTGAAGGTGAAGGCGTCGGGCCCGGCGCCCGCGCGGTGCATTGCGGTGAAGAGCTCGATGCCAGCGCCGGGCGAGCAGGAGGCTGCCAGGCCGCGCATGAGGGTGTTGTAGAAAAAGGCGaggtgggaggcggcggccgagatGAACGGtaggtggagagagaggagcaCGGAGGCGTggcggaggtcgccggcgggggAGACCGCGGCGAAGCGGAGGAGCTTGGCGAGCGCCGCGACGGCGTCGGCCGCCGGGAGTATGTGGCAGCGACGGAGGAGAGCGGCATGGAGGAGCCGGAGGTCGCGCTTCGTGGAGCACCGGCCGGAGCAGACAAGTAAATCCGCCGGCGAGATCGACGGCATCACGGCAACTGGCTGCGCGCCATCTGTTCGCCGTCGAGGCCGTGCTAGCTTTTGCGGCGTCTTGTACTGTTTCCTTCACTGGTTCTATTGCTAATTGATGTGGTTCGCCGTTTAAATTGGAAGCAAAATTTCTGGTTACTCCAGCACTTAATGCGAATTCAGATTGAATATTCAAAAACATTATTACGACATGCTCCCTCTGTCCAAATTTTAGGTCATTTTGATCTTTTTAATTATAtattttattatgcatttaaatATACTCTATATCTCGATGTAgtaaaacgacctgcaatttaaGACGAAGGGAATAGCTATCTAGCGAGGGATCAGTTCACCCAACGAGAGAAATTTATGTCCGGAAGATTGTATGTGCATTACGAGGACTTAGTGAATTTTTTAGTCCATCTTAGAACTCATTTGAGAGCATGAACAATTCAATAAAAACCAAAGACAACATACCCTCAAACATAGACATTCAGGTTTGTAAAACGTTAAGTTGAcaagatgaaaaacaaaacataAGTGAAAACTAGCAATTTCTTGTCGATGAGTATCATCCCAAGTCTATGGATTTTGAAATTACAGGTTGGGGCCTATAAACTAAATGTACCATCGACGTCCACGGTGCTAAAAATACTTCAATTGTTGCTAATGTGGCATGCTATTATGGAGATTTCGTATCGACACGTTAGAATCATAAGATGTTTGGCCATTTTGGATACAAAACACACGTTTAACAAGTTCGATGAGACTTTGTTATGCTGATGAAAAGAATGTCGCAATAAACAGGAATTGGTACGACAAAGATCAAATTGAAGAAAGTAAGCAGCGTACATTTTTCCACGCACTTAGTTATAGACATGAGATGTCCGTACCTTCTATGCTTCACCATACGAGATCTATACAGAATTTAAATTTTAAACTACGAGCCAAATATTAGTTCTAATAAATATTTTTTGAGTGCTTAACACTGTATAGCTTGCAAGTTATTATGCTTAACATTGTTTCTACAGTGCGTTCTTAAATTTACTAGtggtact encodes the following:
- the LOC101772834 gene encoding pectinesterase 31; this translates as MEDRRVLVVASPELAAFGYDGVGSFASVQDAVDAVPLNNQVRTIIRIAPGLHQQPVHIPRTKSFITFRGSEIKDTVICWDNMATRIKHTQSSKVIGTGTFSSATVIVEGDDFIAENVIFKNSAPQVSGQAAAVCVTADRCAFYNCRFLGWQETLHLHGGNQFFKNCYIEGNYDFIFGDSSALLEHCHIHCKSTGYITAHGRKSSSESTGFVFFKCVITGNGEAAYMYLGRPWEPFGRVVFAETFMDHCIEPAGWHNGDKPENERTACFCEYRCSGPGSSMSERVAWCKELIGDEAIPFLVKTFIDPDVQNPWLLHRLGTKLPVSTASP
- the LOC101773245 gene encoding pentatricopeptide repeat-containing protein At5g15300, whose translation is MPSISPADLLVCSGRCSTKRDLRLLHAALLRRCHILPAADAVAALAKLLRFAAVSPAGDLRHASVLLSLHLPFISAAASHLAFFYNTLMRGLAASCSPGAGIELFTAMHRAGAGPDAFTFTFVLKSCARCHSPGRLPSDLHAQAFKHGCLGARSSHAHVHNALLHAYACRAAVDDARRVFDEMHVRDVVSFSGLLTAHLKGNHLDSARMVFDQMLHRDVVSWTAMISAYAKARRPQEALALFDAMPVQPDEVTMVSVVSACSALGDLATGERLRQYVDSNGFGWMVSLRNALMDMYAKCGCLTEARALFYGMTVRSLASWNTLISAYASHGDVDSTVALFHQMLADDNSVKPDGVTLLAVLTVYAHKGSVEEGRTVFNAMQRGNYGNVELTIEHYGCMVDLLGRAGQLEEAYKMIEQMPIQSNDVIWGVLLGACRMHGNIDMAEKAVNKLRSLNPQEGGYYILLIDMYTAAGRTADATEVRRVMNETGAKKTTGWSSWTTACLPQQ